The proteins below come from a single Mya arenaria isolate MELC-2E11 chromosome 6, ASM2691426v1 genomic window:
- the LOC128236781 gene encoding piggyBac transposable element-derived protein 4-like has translation MASDSEDDVYNDRFVRNLLDSDDDSDDSFDGFDPVRQRRNYNILLETPLSVFGPENNVEIEADREAGWTGNETFPTVMPFNGGGTLNVEMDSHNPIDYMKLFIDNDFFEVMCNETNAYATNRMANQELATHSRMRKWEDVTPSEMKVFFALVIAMGLVYKSDLDDYWTTDYVTETPFFSRSMSRDRFLNILSNFHISTDEDPTDKLRRIRPMIIRTMQRFSKVYTPDENLSFDEATCPWKGRLNIKVYNKNKPAKFGVKLYTVCEAGSGYCLGYDIYAGRQENRHAPDYYEALTGETQHKTKTTCIVMNLMSRCGLLHKGHKVYMDNYYTSPELFQELESSETYGCGTLRVNRVGTPLAIKSKRKLNEGEVVFRRKDNLLAMRYKDKRDVTMLTNFHEANMAVLEKRDYRTGDNVRKPKCIVDYCKHMGGVDLLDQFGHYNCLTRKSKKWWRKLFYYLVNMTFVNSYILYKKFAVGEKKLDHDKFRSAIVCSLLEEAGDVACRQVKRGRPVLGEIPTRMVSRCFPEYIPAKEGAKRARPLRDCVVCNPKKKERDGHKRVMTSFWCPECQVALCVNQCFKDFHTKKNFK, from the exons ATGGCTTCCGACTCAGAAGACGATGTTTACAATGACCGATTTGTTCGCAATTTATTAGATAGTGACGATGACTCAGATGATTCTTTCGATGGGTTTGACCCTGTTCGACAACGAAGAAACTATAACATTCTTCTAGAGACGCCATTGTCGGTCTTTGGGCCTGAAAACAACGTGGAGATCGAGGCAGATCGGGAAGCAGGGTGGACTGGAAATGAAACCTTTCCAACTGTGATGCCATTCAATGGTGGTGGGACGTTAAACGTTGAGATGGACTCGCACAATCCCATTGACTATATGAAATTGTTCATTGACAACGATTTTTTTGAGGTCATGTGTAATGAGACCAATGCGTATGCAACAAACCGGATGGCAAACCAGGAACTGGCAACCCACAGTCGAATGCGAAAATGGGAGGACGTCACCCCTAGCGAAATGAAGGTCTTCTTCGCCCTGGTCATCGCCATGGGACTAGTCTACAAGTCGGACCTAGATGATTATTGGACTACAGATTATGTCACAGAAACTCCATTCTTCTCCAGATCTATGTCAAGGGACAG ATTCCTGAATATCCTGTCCAACTTCCATATTTCAACTGATGAAGATCCGACTGATAAGCTAAGACGGATCCGCCCCATGATTATCCGGACAATGCAGCGCTTCTCTAAAGTGTACACACCTGACGAAAACCTCAGCTTTGATGAGGCAACTTGTCCTTGGAAGGGTCGATTGAACATAAAGGTGTACAATAAGAACAAACCTGCCAAGTTTGGTGTAAAGTTGTACACTGTTTGTGAAGCAGGTAGTGGATACTGCTTGGGTTACGACATTTACGCAGGACGCCAAGAAAATCGACATGCCCCGGACTACTATGAGGCCTTGACAGGAGAGACTCAGCACAAGACCAAAACTACGTGCATTGTTATGAACTTGATGTCCAGGTGTGGGTTGCTGCATAAAGGCCATAAAGTATACATGGACAACTATTACACGTCCCCTGAACTCTTTCAGGAACTTGAAAGTTCCGAAACATATGGGTGTGGAACTTTACGAGTGAACCGAGTTGGTACACCCTTGGCCATCAAGAGTAAGCGTAAATTAAATGAAGGTGAAGTTGTGTTTCGCCGAAAGGATAATCTGCTGGCCATGCGCTACAAAGACAAGCGGGATGTGACTATGTTGACAAATTTCCATGAGGCAAACATGGCAGTGTTGGAAAAACGTGATTATCGGACTGGTGATAATGTCCGAAAACCTAAGTGCATAGTTGACTATTGCAAACACATGGGTGGTGTAGATCTTTTGGATCAGTTTGGACACTATAACTGCCTGACAAGAAAGTCTAAGAAATGGTGGAGGAAGTTATTTTACTACCTTGTCAACATGACTTTTGTGAACAGTTACATATTGTACAAGAAGTTTGCTGTCGGCGAGAAGAAACTGGACCATGACAAGTTCAGATCTGCCATTGTCTGTTCCTTGTTGGAAGAAGCTGGGGATGTGGCATGTAGGCAGGTTAAAAGAGGGCGACCAGTCCTTGGGGAGATTCCAACACGTATGGTCTCCAGGTGCTTTCCGGAGTACATCCCAGCCAAGGAAGGTGCGAAACGAGCGAGGCCCCTACGTGACTGTGTGGTGTGTAACCCAAAGAAGAAGGAGCGGGATGGACATAAGCGTGTCATGACATCATTTTGGTGTCCAGAGTGCCAGGTTGCACTTTGTGTGAACCAGTGTTTCAAGGACTTTCACACAAAGAAGAACTTcaagtag